In Canis lupus dingo isolate Sandy chromosome 27, ASM325472v2, whole genome shotgun sequence, one genomic interval encodes:
- the NECAP1 gene encoding adaptin ear-binding coat-associated protein 1, protein MAAELEYESVLCVKPDVSVYRIPPRASNRGYRASDWKLDQPDWTGRLRITSKGKIAYIKLEDKVSGELFAQAPVEQYPGIAVETVTDSSRYFVIRIQDGTGRSAFIGIGFTDRGDAFDFNVSLQDHFKWVKQESEISKESQEMDNRPKLDLGFKEGQTIKLSIGNITTKKGGVSKPKTTGAGGLSLLPPPPGGKVTIPPPSSSVAISNHVTPPPIPKSNHGGSDADILLDLDSPAPVPTSAPAPVSASNDLWGDFSTASSSVPNQAPQPSNWVQF, encoded by the exons ATGGCGGCCGAGTTGGAGTACGAGTCTGTTCTGTGTGTGAAGCCCGACGTTAGCGTCTACCGGATTCCTCCCCGGGCCTCTAACCGCGGTTACAG GGCATCTGACTGGAAATTAGATCAGCCTGATTGGACTGGTCGCCTCCGAATCACTTCAAAAGGGAAGATCGCGTATATCAAACTTGAGGATAAAGTTTCAG GGGAACTCTTTGCCCAGGCACCAGTAGAACAATATCCTGGTATTGCTGTGGAGACAGTGACAGATTCCAGTCGCTACTTTGTAATCCGGATCCAGGATGGTACTG GGCGTAGTGCTTTCATTGGCATTGGCTTCACAGATCGGGGTGATGCCTTTGACTTTAACGTTTCCTTGCAAGATCACTTCAA GTGGGTAAAGCAGGAATCTGAGATTTCCAAAGAATCTCAGGAAATGGACAATCGTCCCAAGTTGGATCTGGGCTTCAAGGAAGGACAGACTATCAAGTTGAGTATTGGG aACATTACAACCAAGAAGGGAGGTGTTTCTAAGCCCAAGACCACAGGGGCTGGGGGTTTAAGcttgctcccacccccacctggagGCAAAGTCACTATTCCCCCACCATCCTCCTCAGTTGCTATCAGCAATCATGTCACTCCACCACCCATTCCAAAATCTAACCATGGAGGTAGTGATGCAG ATATCCTCTTAGATTTGGATTCTCCTGCTCCTGTCCCGACATCAGCACCAGCTCCAGTTTCTGCAAGCAATGACTTGTGGGGAGACTTTAGCACTGCATCCAG CTCTGTTCCAAACCAGGCACCACAGCCATCCAACTGGGTCCAGTTCTGA